In Deltaproteobacteria bacterium, the sequence AGTTCGTGCTCGAGCGCTACCACCCCGACGAGGTGCGCATGGCGGTCGAGCGCCAGCACAGCCGCGAGCGCGGCGACGACGGCCGCGTGGTCGAGCACAGCGAGCTGCGTCTCGAGCTCGACGCGATCGGTGACGGGCTCGACACCGCGCGCATCTGGGCCGATCTGCAGCAGGCCTTCCCCGAGCTGGAGGGTGCCCGTCTCGAGGACCGTCGGCTGCACGGCCGCGTGCACGGCACGCTCGGCGGGCGGCTCTCGCACGACTGGCTCGACCTGGTCATCGACCGTCACGGCGTCGCGGCGGCGAAGCAGGAGATCCTGGACGAGCTCGCGCGCGAGGGCATCACCGGCCAGCCGCAGATCGAGATCATCGACGACGACGACGGTCACGGCCGCGTCCGTCGCGAGGTCCGCGTGATGGTCGAGGACGACGCGGCCACCGTGGTGCCGTGACCGTCGCTGGGTCGGCGCCCGCGGCCGCCTGCGCTATCCTGCGGCGGGAGAGCATGACCACGTCCTCGCACCGCGGCGCCGTCGCGATCGTCACCAACGTGGGCCGCACCCGCTTCTTCGTGCAGCGCAAGGACGCCGACTACCGCCCGCATCCCCGCGGCTTCAGCCTCTTCGGCGGCGCCATCGAACCCGACGAGTCGCCCGCCGCCGCGCTCGCCCGCGAGCTGGTGGAGGAGCTCGGCGAGGGCGCGGCGACGCTGCGGGCCGCTCCCGCGGTGCCGGTGTTCCTCGCACGCACGCTGGCGGCCGGTTTCACGGTCTCGCTGTTCGAGATCGTGCTCGACGACGGCGCGCTCGAGGCTTGCGCCGCCGTGCCGGTGCTCGAGGGCGAGTGCGGCGAGGTCGTGGACCGCGATCGCCTGCGTGCGCTCGACTGGATCGCCGGCGTCGACGAACTGGTGGCGGCGTACCTCGAGCAGCGCTCGGCGGGCGCCCGCGGCAGGACGGATCCCTGAGGCTACAGCGGCGCGCACCTGCGGTGCTGCTAACCGCCGAAGACGATGCGCTCGCGCCCGAACAGCCACGCCGTGACTCGCACGGCGACCAGCGCGAGCACCGTCACGATCACGCTCGGCACCACGATCGCGGCCAGACCGATCGCGTCGCCGCGGATGACGTCCATCAAGACCTGCTGCTGCCCGAGGATCGGCACCCACATGGTCCAGGCCGCCTGGTCGAGCGGCATGACCGTCAGCAACACACCCGGCAGCATCGGCGCCAGCGTGAGCACCGAGAGGTATGTCTGGGCCTCGCGGAAGCTGCGGGCGAAGGTGGCGATGAGCAGCTGCAGGCCGGCCGCGAGCCCTGCGACCGGCAGCATCACCAGCACCACCAGTGCGGCCTGGTCGGCGCCGAAGTTCATGACGATGCCGAGGTCCTCGAGCGGGGCCCGGCGCAGCGCGATGCCGGCGGTCAACAGTGTGAGCAGCAGACTGGTGCCCGACAGCACCGACGTCGCCAGCCACTTGCCCAGCACCAGCTTGGTGCGCGACACCGGCGTGCCCAGCAGTGGCTCGAGCGAGCCACGCTCGCGCTCCCCTGCGGTCGAGTCGGTCGCGACGTACATCCCACCGATGAACGCCGCCATCATCACGAACATCGGGATCACATTGAGCACCTGCGCGGCGAGCTGCTGCGGGGTCGCGAGGTCGACCTCCGCGAGCGCCAGCGGTGCCGCGATCTGCGGATCGATGCCGCGCATCATCAGGCGCTCGGCACCGATCTCCGCGCCGAAGCCCTCGAGCACCCGGCGGACGCGGCGAACCTTGCTGCGGGTCTCGTTGCGCGAGTTGTCGACCAGCAGCTCGACCTTCGCGCTGCGTGACGCCCGGAAGCGCTCGCCGTAGCTGGGCGCGATCACCAGCACCGCCGCGGCTTCGCCGGTGCGGACCGCCGCCTCGGCATCGACCGGCGCGGGCTCGACCTCGACGCCATGGCGGCCGAGGTAATCGACCAGCCCGGGTGCATGCTCGGCGCCGACCACCGGCAGCGGCAGCGGTCCATCGATGGCCTGCTGCTGGGCGAGGAAGCGGAACATCACCACCACCAGCAACGGGCCGATGAGCGGGAACACCAGCGCCGAGAACAGCGATCGACGGTCGCGGAGACCATCGGTCAGCTCCTTGCGGAACACCACGCCGACGTGACGAACGCTCACGGTGCCAGTCCTTCCTCGGAGCCGATCGCGGCCACGAACGCGTCCTCGAGGTCGGCCTTGCCGGTGTGCTCGCGCAGCTCGTCGGGGGTGCCGCGCGCGGCGACCTTGCCCCGCGCGATCACGACGATCTCATCGCACAGCGCGGCGACCTCCTGCATCACGTGGCTCGAGAACACCACGCAGCGGCCCTCGTCACGCAGGCCGCGGATCACGTCGCGCATCGCACGGGTGCTCATCACGTCGAGGCCGTTGGTGGGCTCGTCGAGCATCACGTTGCGAGGGCCGTGCACCAGCGCGCGGGCAATCGCCACCTTCATGCGCTCACCCTGCGAGAAGCCATGCACGCGACGATCTGCGAGCTCGCCCATGTCGAGCACGTCGAACAGCCGGTTGATCTCGCGCTCGATCGCCTCGCCGTCGAGGTCGTGCAGCTGCGCGTAGTAGCGGACGTTCTCGCGCGCGGTCAGGCGCGGATAGAGGCCGCGCGCGTCGGGCAGCACGCCGAGCGTTCGGCGCACGGCGTCGCGCTCGCGCTGCACGTCGCGGCCGTCGATCTCCGCACGCCCGGCATCGGGCACCACCATGGTGCCGACCATGCGCAGCGTGGTGGTCTTGCCGGCGCCGTTGGGCCCGAGCAGGCCGGTGATGCGTCCGTCCGGCGCCTCGAACGACACCGAGGCCACCGCGAGCTTCTCGCCGAACGCCTTGCGCAGATCGATCGCGCGGATCATGACAGGCCGTGCCCTTGGTGCGGGTGGAGGGCGCGGCTCACGTCGGTGGCCCCGCGAGGTCGAGGAAGAATGGCGGGCGCGCCGACTCGGCCACGCAGTCGTCGGCGAGCGATTCGGCGTCGTCCAAGAAGCCGTGGATCAGCTCGCGCGCGCACGCCGAGGTCAGGTTGCCGTGCCCGGCGGCGGGGAACACCACGTGGCGACCGTTCGGCAGCCCCTCGAGGGCGTGCTCGGCCCAGCGCGGCGGCGTGACCGGATCGAGCGCACCCGACAGCAGCAGTGTCGGGGTCTCGAGCACGATGGGATCGCGGTAGTGCGGATCGATGTTCGCGCGCGGCCACTGGGCGCAGCTGTCCTGCAGCAGCCGCACGAACGCACCGCCGAGGAAGCTCGGATCGGCCGGCACCGCGGCGAAGGGCACGTCCTCGGCGCACACCACCGACAGGAACATGCCCTGCGACATGGTCTCGCTCATGCCCCCGCCGAGCGCGCTGCCCTGGGCCAGCAGCGGGCCGAGATCACCCGCGACCGCACGGTCCAAGGTGAGCGGAAGCAAGGCCTGCAGCTGCGGCACGTAGAGCAGCCCGCGGACCGCATGGGCGATCGCGTCGCGCTGGACGACGATGGTCTCGACCGCGCCCGTGCGCGGGTCCTCGAGCGTCATCGATCGCGGCTGGCCAGCGAGCCCGTCGAGGTAGGCGTCGAAGCGCCGCTCGAGGTCGGGGAAGCGCGGCCCACAGTCGGGATCCGCCGCACAGTCGGCGAACACCCGCGAGAGCGCGGCTTGGCCGTCGACGCCGAACGACGATGGCATCGCCATGTCGACCGGCGCCACGCCGTCGAGCACCATGTGTCCGACCCGATCGGGGTGCGCTCGGGTGTAGACCAACGCGGCGCGCGTGCCATACGAGCCGCCGATCACGTCGATGCGGGCGTCGCCCAGGGCCTCACGAACCGCGTCGAGGTCTTCGACGGCGATCTCGGTGGTGAAGAAGCGGGGGTCGACCTGGTACCCCGCGAGGCAGCGGCGCAGCAGTGCCACGTCGACCTCCGGTGACATCCGCTCCGACAGCGGCGCGTCGGGATCGCTGCTGCATGCCAGCGGCGACGAATCCCCCGTGCCACGCTGATCGACCAGCACGATGTCGCGGTCACGGCCGAGCTCGTCCAACGCCGACAGCAGCGGCGCGAACGCTGCGATGGCGCCCTGCCCCGGACCGCCGGCGAAGAAGTACAACGGGTTGCGCCGCGCCGCCTTGCTCGCGGGGATGCGCGCGACGTGGATCGCGATGGTGGCTCCGCCGGGCGCTGCAGGGTCGAGCGGACGCTCGACCGTGCCGCACTGGGCGGGGCGATCGAGGCCCGCGAGCCGACACGGGGTGCCGCCCCACCGCTCGCGGTCCGGCACATCAGGCGATTCGCAGGATGTGGCCAGGGCCACGAAGACGGCGAGTGCTACTGGAGTGCGCACGGGCAGGCGCGCACGCTACCACGACGTCCCTGGCCGTCTTCCAGCCCCGATCGCTGGCCAGACCGGTTGCCAGGCTAGCTCGGACGCCGCCCGACGTCGCCCCGCGAGACGCCGGCAACCGCGCGATTCACCTGACCTTTTGGGCCAGGTGCGGTCATGTCCTACATGGCCTGCGGTTTGTAGTCGGGGCGGGCCATGCGAAGCCGCCGCAGCCGTCTCGTCGTCGCGTGTGCCCTGGTGCTCTCCGCCTGCGCGGGCGAGGCCGACGAGGCCAGCGACGGTCGCAACGACGGCCTCGGCGGCGGCAAGGCCGACGGCGGCATCGACCCCGCGTCGGACGAGGCCCGTGCCGTGCTCGCGCTGGTGAACGACCCGGCGATCGATCTCGACATCCTCGACGTCGATGCCGGTCTCGATGCCCGCGCCGCGCGGGGCATCATCGCGCACCGCGACGGCGCCGACGCGACCGCCGGCACTGACGACGACGATCGCTTCGACGACCTCGCCGAGCTCGATGCGGTGCCGTTCGTGGGGCGCATCGCGTTCGACCGGCTGCTCGCGTACGCCGTCGACCACGGCTACCTGCTGCCGACACCGACCACCGACATCGACGTGATCTTCTCGCCCCAGACGGTCGAGAACAGCCACAACGCCCGCGTCGCGCAGCTCATCGACGGCGCCCAGCACAGCCTCGACATCGCGATGTACTCGTTCTCCGACGCTGGCATCAACCGCGCCCTGACCGAGGCCGCCGCCCGCGGCGTGCACGTCCGCTTCATCTTCGACACCGCCAACGACGATCGCAAGCTCGCCGGTGCCGCGCTACAGAGCTCGAAGTCGGGCCGTCTGGAGGCGGCCGGCGTCGACGTGCGATGGGTGAACAAGATCATGCACCACAAGTTCATGATCGTGGATGGCCCGCGCGACAGCGCCGACGCGGCGACCACCGCCACGCTGGTGAGCGGCAGCGCGAACTGGTCGGGCGGCGCAGCCACCCGCTACGACGAGAACACCCTGTTCATGGTCGGGCAGCGCGAGCTCAACCTTCGCATGCAGCGGGAGTTCGACCTCATGTGGGAGCACTCGCGCGACCTCGTGGCAAACCCGGCGCTCGTGACCGAGCACGCGACGCTGGCGATCACCGACGAGCTGATCGGCGACGACCCGAGCGTCGATGCGTTCTTCACCAGCGCCAACTTCCGCGTCCAGGGCGCCGACACCTTCGTGACCGAGGGCCGCGACACCATCGCCGACCAGTGGGTCGCGGCGATCGACGGCGCGACCGACTCGATCCACATCGCCTCGGGCCACCTGCGCTCGCGTCCGGTGTCCGAGGCGCTCATGCGCAAGGCAGCCGAGCACCCCGAGGTCGAGATCCTGATCTACCTCGACGGCCAAGAGTACATCAGCGAGGCCACCCACGATGATCAGGTCGAAGACCTCGAGGCCTGCCGCGCGGCCGCGGGCACCAGCGCCACCAAGCTGCGCGACTGCAACGACTCGGGCTTTCTGTTCGGCTTCATGGTCGCCGACGCCGGCGCCCATGTCCGCTACAAGTACTACGCGTACCGCTGGTCGGCGATCTACGCCACGCAGATGCACCACAAGTACATGGTGGTCGACGGCGACGAGCTCTTCACCGGCAGCTACAACCTGTCCGACAACGCCGAGCACAACACCTTCGAGAACATGCTGCACTTCTCCGGCGCGCAGCATGCCGAGCTGGTCGCCGCGTATGAGGCCAACTTCGCCGGCATGTGGGACACCGGCCGCGCCGACGATTCCCTCGCGGCCTTCCGCGCGCAGGTCTCGAGCCTGCCGACGCCGCTCATCCCGATCGTGTTCCCTTCGCTCTCGCTCGAGTGGGACGAAGTCACCGATCTGAAGGACCTGCTCCGCGACGAGTGCCCCCTCATCAACTCGTCGGCATTTCGCAGCCACCCCGAGGCCCACCTCTTCTGCTCGTAGCGGGTCGCGGCCCTCACGACGCGGGCGGGCGGGCGCCGGGGATCGGCGCGATGCGATTGGCATGCTCGAGCAACCCGGCCTTGGTGCGTAGCCACGCCGCCGTACGATGGGCGTCGGCCCGCCAACACAGCACGATGCGATCGGCGATCTGCGGCAGCGTCGGATCGACCACCACGAGCTCGCCGCGGTGGCCGTAGTCGGCGACGCGGCGCGGCAGGATGCCGACGCCGACCCCCGCCAACAGCAGGCTCTTGGTCAGCTCGAGATCGCCGGTGCTGACCAGGCGCTGTGGCAGCAGGTCGAGCCCGGACAGCGCGTCGACGATCTGCCGACACTGGTCGACCCGACCGGCGTAGATGAGCGGACCCTTGCGGAGCAGCGCCGAGATGCCGGCCGCGTCGCGCGGGACCAGGTCGCGGCGCGCGACCACGGCGACCGCGTCGGGGAAGGCCTCGACCAACACCAGCTCGTCGTGGGGCTGCGGGTTCACGACCAGCCCGAAGTGCACCTCGCGCCGGAGCACCGCCTCGCGCACGTCCGCCGAGGTCCCGTTCCACACGCGGATGTCGATGCCGGCGGCACGGCTGAGGAAGTCGGCCATGAAGTCGGGCAAGAAGTAGGCTCCGAGCGACTCGTGGCAGCCGATCGCGAACTGCCCCACCTCTTCGCGCTCGAGCCCACGGATGCGCTGCTCGGTCTCGTCCACCAACGCGAGGATCTGCGAGGCCGCGTTGGCCAGCGCCGCACCGGTGGGCGTGACCGCCACGCCGCGGGCGTTACGCAGCAACAGCGTGGTCTCGAGGCTGTCCTCGAGCCGCTTCACCGCCGAGGTCAAGGTCGGCTGCGCGACGCCGAGCTTGCGTGCAGCCGCGGTCATGCTGCCGATCTCCGCGATGGTGCGGAAGTAGTGCAGGTGCATGAGATCCATCGCCCTCGATGATGCCGCCAAAGCCGGTCCACCGGGGGCCGTCGCGGCGATCGAGGCCGCCGCGACGCGACCGGCGGTGCCAGGGCCGCTCGCTCGCCCTGGCACCGCCCGCGGGGGCTCGCATCACTGCGGGACCGAGCTGGGACAGAAGTCCTGCTGCGCGTCGATCGGGAAGATCTCGGTGTCGTCGTCGATGCTGCGCACGAACGCGATGAGATCGGCGAGCTCGGCCGGGCTCGGCGCGAACACCTGATTGCCTGCGCGCAGGTGGGTGGTGAAGTCGCCCGAGGGATCGAGCAGCTCCTCGAGCGAGTCGGCGGCGCCGTTGTGGAGGAACGGCGCGCCGTTGCGCATGCCCAGCAGCGACGGCACGTTGAAGCCGTCGACGCCCTGGGCCGGGGTCGCGTTCTGGCGCAGCTCGTCGGCGCCGCGCGTCGCGGGGCCCTGCGCACCGAAGGTGCCGACCTTCCGCACCACGCAGGTGTGACGCGCCGGCGCGCCGTTGGCATCGTTGGCGAGCACGAACATCGCCGAGGTGTCGCTGCCGGTGACCTGGTCCGCACGGACCATGCCGAGCGACGCGATCCCGACCGAAGCCAGCGAGGTCAGCCTTTCGTCGACGTCGGTGCCGTCGTTGGGGTTGAACGCCGGGGTGTACGTGCGGCGCGACAGCGTCCACAGCGGACCCGCGTGGCACGCGTCACAGCGCGCGGCCTCGAACACGTCGCGCCCCGCGGCTGCATCGCCGCCGGGCCGCGTCGAGCCGGCTGGCGAGCGCAGCGTCGCGACGTAGGCCTCGATGTCGTCCCAGTCGTCGGGCAACGCACCGGTGAGCGCGGCGCCGCGGGACGAGCCGATGTTGAAGGCGTTGATCGGGTTGGCGGTCTGCCCCGGCCCCACGATGTCGATGCGCGCCGCGGCGTTGGCAGTGCCGTTGTCGTTGAGGGTGGTGTCGCTGACGATCGCGCCGGTGCCACCAGCGACGAGCCGCGTGTTGAGCTCGAAGTCGTGCACCTCGTCGAAGATGCCGGTCCAGTTCAAGATGCGTTGCTGCGCCCCGCTGCGGTCGAAGCTCGCCGACGTGTCCACCGTCTGGCGCGGCCCGGCGGGGAACGACCACGTGACGTTGTCGGTGGTGCCGAACGGGTGACAGCCCACGCAGCTGACCCAGCCGTTGGTCGACCAGCGACCGAGACCGGTCTCGAAGAAACGCTGCCCCCGCAGCGCAGCGATCTCGGCCGCGCTGCCCGCAGCGGTCGCCGACGCGATGTCGGCGGCGGCGGTGGTCTGCGTGGCGAGATCGATGTGCGAGATGCTCCGCGCGACCTCGTTGGCGACGTAGGCATTGGTGCCGCCGATGGCGACGCCGACCGGCGACTGGCTGGCGGCCAGGAACGACGCGCCCGAGGGCGAACCTGCCACCGGGGGATCGACCGAGAAGTCGACCCGAAGCACGCTGTCGGAGGCCAGCGAGGCGATGTAGCCGAACTCGCTGTTGGGTGCGAACGCCAGGTCGATGGGGATCGCGACGAAGCGCTTGGGCGCCACGAGATCGTCGACCAGCGCGTTCAGATCGATGGGCCCGTCGTCGACGGGCGAGAGATCGGCCAGCGCGATGCGATGCACCAACCCCTGCAAGTTCTGGTGGAAGTCGGTCGCGCCGTTGAAGGACGCCGGCGATGCGCCAACGCTGGTGACATACAGCGTGTCGTCGTTGATGGCGCACGAGTACAGCTGGTTGGGGTAGGCGCCCGTGGCCTCGAAACCGGTGGTGCCCGAGGCCGCCAGCGGCGCCAGCGAGACCTCGCCGACGGTGCCGGCGGCGTCGATCGTGAACACGCGGCCCTCGCGGGCGCCATCGGTGGCCTCCTTGTTGGCGCCCGCGGGCTGCGCGTAGAAGTCGGTCACGAACACCGTCTCGTCGCCGTCGTCGAGGTCGAGGTCGTTGGTCACGCACGCCGCATAGGGCGCGCCACCGGTCTCGATCTCCTGCGCGATCGTCATCGACGCCGTGTCGACCGCGATCACGTAGCCCTCGTTCCACAGCGGGACGTAGAGCGTCTGGCCGGTCGGCGACAACGCGGCGCGCCCGGGCTCGGCACCGACCTCGACGGTCTGCGCGACGCTGGGCGAGCCGCCCAGCTCGACCACCCGCGCGACCTCGCCGCTGCCGCGCAGCACCACGAACAGCTCGTCGCCGCCGGGCCCGTAGGCGATCGACTCGGGCTCGCTGCCCACGTCGATGCGCGCCTGCTCGGCGAGGTCGGGTAGCGTGAAGAGCGTCAGCTCGCCGGTGCCCTTGTTGACCACGGCCAGCTGAGTGCCGTCGGGCGAGACCTGGATCGCGCCGCCCTTGGTCGGGCCCGGCAGCGCGATCGTGGGCTCACCGGTGTCCGTCGTGTCACTGCCCGAGCTGTCCGGGTCGACGGTGTCGGTGCCCGTGCTGCCGTCAGTGGTGGTGGGCGGCACGCCCGTGGTCGTCAGCGACGTCGCCGTCGTGCCGCCCGAGCTGTCGCTCTCGCCGCCGTCGGCCGGGCCGTCGTTGTTGCACGCGAGCGACGCGGTGCTGAAGAGGAAGAGGGGCAGCTTGTGGGCAATCCAGCGGTGCATGGTCATCGTCAGGTCCTGCGGGCGGCGCCTCGAAAGTGGCAATGGCACCGCAACTACTACAGCCTTCGCCCTCGACGCTGCGGACGCCATGCACACCGACGAATGTCAGCCATCGGGATCCGCGATGGCCCGACCACCGCACGGCCGACGCCGCCGTCACACCCTGACATCCGCGTCACGGCGGCGCGCGATCGGGCGCGCTCAGATCCACGTGGCGAGCCGGCGTCGCATGACCGCGATCGCGGTCGGGCTCGCGTCGAAGAGCAGCGCATGCCGACCGTCGCGTGCCGCGGCCTCGCCCAACGTGCCGCTACCGGCGAACGGATCGAGCAGCGTATCGCCAACCCGCGAGTGCACCCGCACGATGCGGCGAACGATCGCCAGCGGCTTCTGCGTGGGGTAGCCGGTCTTCTCGCGGCCGGTCGGGCTCACGATCGTCTGCCACCACACATCGGTGGGGGTCTTGCCACGCGCGGCCTTCTCGGGACCAACCAGGCCCGGGGCCATGTAGGGGATGCGATCGATGGCGTCGTAGTCGAAGCAGTAGCGCTTCGGATCGCGCACGTACCACAGGATGTTGTCGTGCTTGGCGGGCCAGCGTCGACGACTCCGCGCGCCGTAGTCGTAGGCCCAGATGATCTCGCCCATGAAGCACGCGCGCCCGAACAGGCGATCGAGCTCGACCTTCACGTAGTGGACCTCGCGGGGGTCGAGGTGCAGCAGCAGCGCACCATCGTCGGTCAGCACCCGTCGCAGGTGCTCGAGCCGAGGTCGCAGGAACGCCAGGTAGTCGTCGCCGAAGCTGTCGTCGAATTGTTGGCTGCCGAGCCGTTCGGTGCGAAAGCGCCGGCCGCCGAAGCCGCGGCGGTCGCCATCGCTGGCGCCGGTGGTGCGCAGCTGCACGCGCTTCTGCACCCGCCCGGTGTTGAACGGCGGGTCGGTGTAGACCAGCGCGATGCTGCCGTCGCGAACGCTCGGCAACAGCGCCAGGTTGTCGCCCTCGCGCACCGTCACCGTGCCCGGCGCGGGCACGGTCTCGCTCACGCCTCGACGTCGGGCTCGACGAACGACCACTTGACCTCGGGACGCTCGCGCTGGAGCGCCGCCTCGAAGCGATTGATGGCACCGCACAGATCGTTGGCGGTGAGCTCGGCACGCATGCGCAGCTTGAGCGCGACCATGACCTCGCCGGGACCCTGTTGGAGCGTGAGCACCCGCAGAACCTCGATGATGTCGGGGTCCGCCGCGGCGATGCGGGCGACCGCCTCGTCGACCTCGGTGTCGGCGCGCTCACCCATCAGCAGCGACTTCACCTCGACCGCGAGGAACACCGCGACCACCACGAGGATGAGCCCGACGGCGATGCTGCCGACGGCATCCCAGCGCGCGTCACCGGTCGCCCACGCCAGCGTCAGCGCCAACATGGCGGCCGCCAGGCCCAGGGTCGCCGCCGAGTTCTCGCCGAAGATGACCACCAGATCCGAGTCCTTGGTCTCGCGAACGAAGCGGAGGAACGGTCTGCCCTTGGCGCGGGCGCGGAGCTCCTTGATGTTCGACAGCGTCGCACCGCCCTCGAGCAGGAGCGAGAAGCCGAGGATCGTCAGCCCCAGCCACACCTGCTCGACCGGCTCCGGATGACGCAGCTTGTGGATGCCCTCGTAGATCGAGAACACACCACCGCCGGTGAACAGCAGCAGCGCGACCATGAACGACCAGAAGTACAGCGAGCGTCCGTAGCCCAGCGGGTGCTCGCGATCGGGCGGCTTCGCGGATCGACGCACCCCCAACAGCAGCAGCAGCTGGTTGGTGCAGTCGGCGCTGGAGTGGATGGCCTCGGCCAACATCGCACCCGAGCCCGTGAAGATCGCAGCCACGCCCTTCGCGACCGCGATCGCGAGGTTGACCATCAGCGACTGGATGATGTGTTTGGTCGAGTGGTCGTCGCTCATCGCGGCTATCGTTCGAGGTAGATCTTCACCTTGTCGATTTCTTCGACCTTGATGAAGCGCTTGTCGAGCAGTTTCTGGGCCTCGCTCGGCAGCTTGACCGACGGCCCCAGCACCACCGCGTCGGCGTCGGGCAGCAGCGCCCCGAGTCCGCCGGTCTTGGGCAACGGCTTGCGTGGGTGCTTGGGCCCGCCGCGACCACCGGTGAGCTTGCCGCTGTAGAGCGTCAGATCCTCCACCTGGTAGAGCCCCGCCGGATAGCTGCGCTGCAGCCCGGTGATGGCGACCCGGATCGGGGCGTCGTGGTCG encodes:
- a CDS encoding NUDIX domain-containing protein is translated as MTTSSHRGAVAIVTNVGRTRFFVQRKDADYRPHPRGFSLFGGAIEPDESPAAALARELVEELGEGAATLRAAPAVPVFLARTLAAGFTVSLFEIVLDDGALEACAAVPVLEGECGEVVDRDRLRALDWIAGVDELVAAYLEQRSAGARGRTDP
- a CDS encoding ABC transporter permease, yielding MSVRHVGVVFRKELTDGLRDRRSLFSALVFPLIGPLLVVVMFRFLAQQQAIDGPLPLPVVGAEHAPGLVDYLGRHGVEVEPAPVDAEAAVRTGEAAAVLVIAPSYGERFRASRSAKVELLVDNSRNETRSKVRRVRRVLEGFGAEIGAERLMMRGIDPQIAAPLALAEVDLATPQQLAAQVLNVIPMFVMMAAFIGGMYVATDSTAGERERGSLEPLLGTPVSRTKLVLGKWLATSVLSGTSLLLTLLTAGIALRRAPLEDLGIVMNFGADQAALVVLVMLPVAGLAAGLQLLIATFARSFREAQTYLSVLTLAPMLPGVLLTVMPLDQAAWTMWVPILGQQQVLMDVIRGDAIGLAAIVVPSVIVTVLALVAVRVTAWLFGRERIVFGG
- a CDS encoding ATP-binding cassette domain-containing protein; the protein is MIRAIDLRKAFGEKLAVASVSFEAPDGRITGLLGPNGAGKTTTLRMVGTMVVPDAGRAEIDGRDVQRERDAVRRTLGVLPDARGLYPRLTARENVRYYAQLHDLDGEAIEREINRLFDVLDMGELADRRVHGFSQGERMKVAIARALVHGPRNVMLDEPTNGLDVMSTRAMRDVIRGLRDEGRCVVFSSHVMQEVAALCDEIVVIARGKVAARGTPDELREHTGKADLEDAFVAAIGSEEGLAP
- a CDS encoding alpha/beta fold hydrolase produces the protein MPDRERWGGTPCRLAGLDRPAQCGTVERPLDPAAPGGATIAIHVARIPASKAARRNPLYFFAGGPGQGAIAAFAPLLSALDELGRDRDIVLVDQRGTGDSSPLACSSDPDAPLSERMSPEVDVALLRRCLAGYQVDPRFFTTEIAVEDLDAVREALGDARIDVIGGSYGTRAALVYTRAHPDRVGHMVLDGVAPVDMAMPSSFGVDGQAALSRVFADCAADPDCGPRFPDLERRFDAYLDGLAGQPRSMTLEDPRTGAVETIVVQRDAIAHAVRGLLYVPQLQALLPLTLDRAVAGDLGPLLAQGSALGGGMSETMSQGMFLSVVCAEDVPFAAVPADPSFLGGAFVRLLQDSCAQWPRANIDPHYRDPIVLETPTLLLSGALDPVTPPRWAEHALEGLPNGRHVVFPAAGHGNLTSACARELIHGFLDDAESLADDCVAESARPPFFLDLAGPPT
- a CDS encoding LysR family transcriptional regulator, which codes for MDLMHLHYFRTIAEIGSMTAAARKLGVAQPTLTSAVKRLEDSLETTLLLRNARGVAVTPTGAALANAASQILALVDETEQRIRGLEREEVGQFAIGCHESLGAYFLPDFMADFLSRAAGIDIRVWNGTSADVREAVLRREVHFGLVVNPQPHDELVLVEAFPDAVAVVARRDLVPRDAAGISALLRKGPLIYAGRVDQCRQIVDALSGLDLLPQRLVSTGDLELTKSLLLAGVGVGILPRRVADYGHRGELVVVDPTLPQIADRIVLCWRADAHRTAAWLRTKAGLLEHANRIAPIPGARPPAS
- a CDS encoding site-specific DNA-methyltransferase, with the protein product MTVREGDNLALLPSVRDGSIALVYTDPPFNTGRVQKRVQLRTTGASDGDRRGFGGRRFRTERLGSQQFDDSFGDDYLAFLRPRLEHLRRVLTDDGALLLHLDPREVHYVKVELDRLFGRACFMGEIIWAYDYGARSRRRWPAKHDNILWYVRDPKRYCFDYDAIDRIPYMAPGLVGPEKAARGKTPTDVWWQTIVSPTGREKTGYPTQKPLAIVRRIVRVHSRVGDTLLDPFAGSGTLGEAAARDGRHALLFDASPTAIAVMRRRLATWI
- a CDS encoding cation diffusion facilitator family transporter, with product MSDDHSTKHIIQSLMVNLAIAVAKGVAAIFTGSGAMLAEAIHSSADCTNQLLLLLGVRRSAKPPDREHPLGYGRSLYFWSFMVALLLFTGGGVFSIYEGIHKLRHPEPVEQVWLGLTILGFSLLLEGGATLSNIKELRARAKGRPFLRFVRETKDSDLVVIFGENSAATLGLAAAMLALTLAWATGDARWDAVGSIAVGLILVVVAVFLAVEVKSLLMGERADTEVDEAVARIAAADPDIIEVLRVLTLQQGPGEVMVALKLRMRAELTANDLCGAINRFEAALQRERPEVKWSFVEPDVEA